One Nicotiana sylvestris chromosome 12, ASM39365v2, whole genome shotgun sequence genomic window carries:
- the LOC138883094 gene encoding uncharacterized protein, translating to MAGKATKGDIILPVNMFDIVRNTKFHVVEGDMRYNALLGRPWIHNMRAVPSTLHQMMKFPTKDDIKWYMDSSMQQRRCSRFTGPEGKQTSEDDEEDFLAPRTFVTPEESDATKPTIEELDQATLIEHLPDRKE from the coding sequence ATGGCTGGTAAAGCAACGAAGGGGGATATCATTCTCCCGGTCAACATGTTCGATATAGTTCGGAATACCAAATTTCATGTtgtcgaaggtgacatgaggtacaatgcactgcttggaaggccatggatacataacatgagggcagtaccgtcaactcttcatcagatgatgaagtttccaacaaaagacgacataaaatggtATATGGATAGTAGCATGCAGCAAAGGAGATGTTCCCGGTTCACGGGGCCGGAGGGCAAACAGACCTccgaggatgatgaagaagatttcctcgctcCTCGAACTTTCGTTACCCCTGAAGAATCAGACGCAACAAAaccaacaattgaagaactggatCAAGCTACTTTGATTGAGCATCTCCCAGATCGGAAGGAATAA